One window of the Frankiaceae bacterium genome contains the following:
- a CDS encoding LLM class flavin-dependent oxidoreductase, translating to MTRTGLALPLNLLLPVAGQADVARRAEALGYSTVWAAEAGTNDAFGLLAACASVTSTVGLATGVLPIFTRTPALMAQSAATLQDWSGGRFALGLGVSSATIVTRWNGVPYDRLLDRMRDYTLAVRDLLTGEKVTRASDLYPV from the coding sequence ATGACGCGTACCGGGCTGGCCCTGCCGCTCAACCTGCTGCTCCCCGTCGCGGGGCAGGCCGACGTCGCGCGGCGCGCGGAGGCGCTCGGCTACTCGACGGTGTGGGCCGCGGAGGCGGGCACGAACGACGCGTTCGGGCTGCTCGCTGCGTGCGCCTCGGTGACGTCGACCGTGGGGCTCGCGACGGGCGTGCTGCCGATCTTCACGCGGACGCCGGCGTTGATGGCGCAGTCGGCGGCGACGTTGCAGGACTGGTCGGGCGGGCGCTTCGCGCTCGGCCTCGGCGTCTCGTCGGCGACGATCGTCACCCGCTGGAACGGCGTGCCGTACGACCGCCTCCTCGACCGCATGCGCGACTACACCCTCGCCGTCCGCGACCTGCTCACCGGCGAGAAGGTCACCCGCGCCTCCGACCTCTACCCGGTCG